The Triticum aestivum cultivar Chinese Spring chromosome 7B, IWGSC CS RefSeq v2.1, whole genome shotgun sequence genome window below encodes:
- the LOC123160253 gene encoding protein TIFY 11e, giving the protein MAASGSAQSRRFAAACGVLSRCIKAAEARPAATVVLPLMPGAEVPDQDEHAAGPPPANAQMTILYGGQVLVLDEVPDDRAAELLRVAAAAGTTRGDGDLPMARKASLQRFMEKRKGRLAARAVPYSRPDGDAFACNRLTLTL; this is encoded by the coding sequence ATGGCGGCGTCAGGGAGCGCTCAGAGCCGGCGGTTCGCCGCAGCGTGCGGCGTTCTCAGCCGCTGCATcaaggcggcggaggcgcggccggCGGCCACGGTGGTCCTCCCCCTCATGCCCGGAGCGGAAGTGCCCGATCAAGACGAGCACGCGGCGGGTCCTCCGCCGGCGAACGCGCAGATGACCATCTTGTACGGCGGGCAGGTGCTGGTACTCGACGAGGTCCCGGACGACAGGGCGGCCGAGCTGCTCCGTGTCGCTGCCGCAGCAGGCACCACGCGAGGGGACGGCGACCTGCCCATGGCAAGGAAGGCGTCGCTGCAGCGGTTCATGGAGAAGCGCAAAGGAAGGCTCGCCGCTCGCGCCGTCCCCTACAGCCGGCCCGACGGCGACGCGTTCGCCTGTAACCGTCTCACGCTTACGCTCTGA